The Pseudomonas parafulva genome includes a window with the following:
- a CDS encoding recombination protein NinG, whose amino-acid sequence MRVGQAKPKKCRAPGCGKPFHPTMTTQRVCSPTCALAMAKDPKLQKVAAKAITKQKRQDLQERREKLKTKGEHLREAQAAFNAYIRERDRLAGYACISSGRPLDWNGNAVDAGHYRSTGAAPHLRFDENNCHAQSKHDNRYLSGNVAEYRLGLIQRIGLAAVEALEADQAPRRYTIEDLQDIKALYRQKLRDLKRAAA is encoded by the coding sequence ATGCGCGTAGGTCAAGCCAAGCCGAAGAAATGCCGCGCCCCAGGCTGCGGCAAACCCTTCCATCCGACCATGACCACCCAGCGCGTATGCAGCCCAACATGTGCCCTGGCCATGGCCAAAGACCCGAAGCTCCAGAAGGTCGCGGCCAAGGCCATCACCAAGCAGAAGCGCCAGGACCTCCAGGAGCGCCGCGAGAAGCTCAAGACGAAGGGTGAGCACCTACGGGAGGCCCAAGCCGCGTTCAACGCCTACATCCGCGAGCGTGACCGTTTGGCGGGGTATGCCTGCATCTCCAGCGGGCGACCCCTGGACTGGAACGGTAATGCCGTAGATGCCGGGCACTATCGCAGCACCGGCGCCGCGCCGCACCTGCGCTTCGACGAGAACAACTGCCATGCACAAAGCAAACACGACAACCGCTACCTGTCCGGCAACGTGGCCGAGTATCGCTTAGGGCTGATCCAGCGCATCGGCCTGGCCGCAGTCGAAGCGCTGGAGGCCGACCAAGCCCCGCGCCGCTACACCATCGAAGACCTGCAGGACATCAAAGCCCTGTACCGCCAGAAACTTCGTGACCTCAAGAGGGCAGCAGCATGA